A single genomic interval of Campylobacter sp. MIT 12-8780 harbors:
- a CDS encoding outer membrane beta-barrel protein: MFCFLLAFTKALFAEESGIILGAGMSAGFIKTNGEITSSSSATMSNSSASGSTLGLGFLAGYKYFITPKFGLRAYADIEAKISSKKNEASPSASLILANSSYGAYVDMLYNFIDSKRSSHGLFAGLGFVNTKWSKDIMAVEIRNSSYFLTQTYGKSASESGLVGNIGYRFYSQTNNGSGSSFEFGVKVPFSTSKADIDTPYGSFSVEAKQQFDFFVRYIYSF; the protein is encoded by the coding sequence ATGTTTTGTTTCTTGCTTGCCTTTACAAAAGCTCTTTTTGCTGAAGAAAGCGGGATTATCTTGGGTGCTGGCATGAGTGCTGGGTTTATAAAAACGAATGGCGAAATAACAAGCAGTTCATCTGCGACTATGTCGAATTCATCTGCATCAGGATCTACTTTAGGTCTTGGGTTTTTGGCTGGATATAAGTATTTTATTACCCCAAAATTTGGTTTAAGGGCTTATGCTGATATTGAAGCTAAAATTTCCAGTAAAAAAAATGAAGCTAGCCCTTCCGCGTCACTTATACTTGCAAACTCAAGTTATGGAGCGTATGTAGATATGCTTTATAACTTTATCGATTCTAAACGCTCTTCTCATGGTTTGTTTGCTGGACTTGGCTTTGTGAATACAAAATGGAGTAAAGATATTATGGCTGTAGAAATCCGTAATTCAAGTTATTTCCTTACCCAAACCTATGGTAAAAGTGCAAGCGAAAGTGGTCTAGTTGGTAATATAGGCTATAGATTTTATTCACAAACCAACAACGGATCAGGTTCTTCTTTTGAATTTGGAGTCAAAGTGCCCTTTTCAACATCAAAAGCTGATATTGACACACCTTATGGCTCATTCTCGGTTGAAGCCAAACAACAATTTGATTTTTTTGTAAGATATATTTACTCGTTTTAA